Proteins co-encoded in one Dasypus novemcinctus isolate mDasNov1 chromosome 6, mDasNov1.1.hap2, whole genome shotgun sequence genomic window:
- the SFXN2 gene encoding sideroflexin-2, producing the protein MKADLSGFNIDAPRWDQCTFLGRVKHFFNITDPRTVLVAEQELDWAKAMVEKSRMGIVPPGTQMEQLLYAKKLYDSAFHPDTGDKMNVIGRMSFQVPGGMIITGFMLQFYRTMPAVIFWQWVNQSFNALVNYTNRNAASPTSVRQMALSYFTATTTAVATAVGMNMLTKRAPPLVGRWVPFAAVAAANCVNIPMMRQQELIQGICVTDSNHNEIGHSRRAAAIGITEVVISRITMAAPGMILLPILMERLEKLHFMKKVKVLHAPLQVMLCGCFLIFMVPVACGLFPQKCELPVSYLEPELQDTIKAKYGELVPYVYFNKGL; encoded by the exons CACTTTCCTGGGGCGGGTGAAGCACTTCTTCAATATCACGGACCCCCGCACTGTCCTGGTAGCAGAGCAGGAGCTGGACTGGGCCAAGGCGATGGTGGAGAAGAGCAG GATGGGGATCGTGCCCCCGGGCACCCAAATGGAGCAGCTGCTGTATGCCAAGAAGCTGTATGACTCAGCCTTCCACCCCGACACTGGGGACAAGATGAACGTCATTGGGCGGATGTCCTTCCAGGTCCCTGGGGGAATGATCATCACTGGCTTCATGCTCCAGTTCTACAG GACAATGCCGGCGGTGATCTTCTGGCAGTGGGTGAACCAGTCCTTCAATGCCTTAGTCAACTATACCAACAGGAATGCCGCTTCTCCAACGTCGGTCAG GCAGATGGCCCTTTCCTACTTCACAGCCACAACCACTGCGGTGGCCACTGCTGTGGGCATGAACATGTTGACAAAG AGAGCTCCACCCCTGGTGGGCCGCTGGGTCCCCTTTGCCGCGGTGGCTGCAGCTAACTGTGTCAACATCCCAATGATGCGGCAGCA GGAACTCATCCAGGGCATCTGCGTGACGGACAGCAATCACAATGAGATTGGTCATTCCCGG AGAGCTGCAGCCATAGGCATCACCGAAGTGGTTATTTCTCGGATCACCATGGCAGCCCCTGGCATGA TCTTACTGCCAATCCTTATGGAGAGACTGGAAAAGCTTCACTTCATGAAG AAAGTCAAGGTCCTGCATGCCCCGTTGCAGGTCATGCTCTGTGGGTGCTT CCTCATCTTCATGGTGCCAGTGGCATGTGGGCTCTTCCCACAGAAATG TGAATTGCCAGTTTCCTATCTGGAACCAGAGCTCCAAGACACCATCAAGGCCAAGTATGGAGAGCTTGTGCCTTATGTCTATTTCAACAAGGGTCTCTAA